In one window of Protaetiibacter larvae DNA:
- a CDS encoding lysophospholipid acyltransferase family protein: MADTGEGEKPRRDRFTSKAQAAARFVAQRLILKPVAWSVVDVTVVGARELKSVPRAFVVVANHSSHLDAPLILGALPRKLARYLAAGAAADYFFDVWWRRGLTALFFNAFPVDRSGANPRSVSARSLLDRGVPLLVFPEGTRSKSGELGHFKSGAASLAIAAGVPCLPVALIGAGRAHPRGSNWPKPGRLPVGVVFGEPMAAQDGETAVAFTARLRAEIVRLHEAHAARILGASPGTQSPEESPSPEGGRS; encoded by the coding sequence ATGGCGGACACCGGCGAGGGCGAGAAGCCGCGCCGGGATCGCTTCACCTCGAAGGCGCAGGCGGCGGCTCGCTTCGTGGCTCAGCGACTCATCCTGAAGCCGGTCGCCTGGTCCGTCGTGGATGTGACCGTGGTGGGCGCTCGGGAGCTGAAGAGCGTGCCGAGGGCGTTCGTCGTGGTCGCCAACCATTCGAGCCACCTCGACGCTCCGCTCATCCTCGGTGCACTGCCCCGCAAGCTCGCCCGCTACCTCGCGGCGGGCGCCGCCGCCGACTACTTCTTCGACGTGTGGTGGCGGCGCGGCCTCACGGCCCTGTTCTTCAACGCCTTCCCCGTCGACCGCTCGGGGGCGAACCCGCGCAGCGTCTCGGCGCGCTCACTGCTGGACCGCGGCGTGCCGCTCCTGGTGTTCCCGGAGGGGACCCGCTCCAAGAGCGGCGAGCTCGGCCACTTCAAGTCGGGGGCGGCATCCCTCGCGATCGCCGCCGGCGTGCCCTGCCTGCCGGTCGCCCTCATCGGTGCCGGGCGCGCGCATCCGCGCGGTTCGAACTGGCCCAAGCCCGGGCGCCTGCCGGTGGGCGTCGTGTTCGGGGAGCCGATGGCGGCGCAGGACGGCGAGACGGCCGTCGCCTTCACCGCTCGCCTGCGCGCCGAGATCGTGCGACTGCACGAGGCCCATGCAGCACGTATCCTGGGCGCGTCGCCGGGGACGCAGTCGCCCGAGGAGAGCCCGTCGCCCGAAGGAGGCAGATCGTGA
- a CDS encoding SDR family NAD(P)-dependent oxidoreductase — MPIALVTGGTAGIGAAFARALAARGYDLVLVARTASRLEEFATELRTTGTEVEVLVADLGDRADVGRVAARLADAEHPIELLVNNAGYGMKSRLGDPDLAEADDALDVMVRTPLVLSAAAVPGMRERGHGAIVNVASVAGYLSMGLYSSIKAWLRVYSESLANELHGTGVTVTALMPGWVHTEFHDRASIRKSSIPSWLWLNADRLVAACLRDVDRGKALSTPTARYRFLSWLLRHLPAPTVRWVSRKISGSRHR; from the coding sequence ATGCCCATCGCCCTCGTCACGGGAGGCACCGCCGGCATCGGCGCCGCCTTCGCCCGCGCCCTCGCCGCCCGCGGCTACGACCTCGTGCTGGTCGCCCGCACGGCATCCCGGCTCGAGGAGTTCGCGACCGAGCTGCGCACCACGGGGACCGAGGTCGAGGTTCTCGTGGCGGATCTCGGCGACCGCGCGGATGTGGGCCGCGTGGCCGCGCGACTGGCCGACGCCGAGCATCCGATCGAGCTGCTCGTGAACAATGCCGGCTACGGCATGAAGTCGCGGCTCGGTGATCCGGATCTCGCCGAGGCCGACGACGCCCTCGACGTCATGGTGCGCACCCCGCTCGTGCTCTCGGCCGCCGCGGTGCCGGGGATGCGCGAGCGCGGGCACGGCGCGATCGTCAACGTCGCGAGCGTGGCCGGGTACCTCTCGATGGGGCTGTACTCCTCGATCAAGGCCTGGCTGCGGGTCTACAGCGAGAGCCTCGCCAACGAGCTGCACGGCACGGGCGTCACGGTCACGGCGCTCATGCCCGGCTGGGTGCACACCGAGTTCCACGACCGGGCATCCATCCGCAAGTCGTCGATCCCGTCGTGGCTGTGGCTGAACGCCGACCGGCTCGTCGCGGCATGCCTGCGGGACGTCGACCGCGGCAAGGCGCTCTCGACTCCGACGGCCCGCTACCGCTTCCTCAGCTGGCTGCTGCGGCACCTGCCCGCCCCGACCGTGCGATGGGTCTCGCGGAAGATCTCGGGCTCCCGCCACCGGTGA
- a CDS encoding FAD-binding oxidoreductase, with protein MTDVEHMKWWGWGVEGVGFHHEDKPAFAPFVLQAVGLDLATAQKAEQPDFDALTLAASAARPAFVAALAGIVGEDHVATDPLERVVHSYGKSLRDLVRIRSNAIARAVDVVVYPADEAEVQKVVDAAVAEDAVIIPFGGGSNIAGSLEPRADETRTVLSLDLGRLDEVLSIDAESGLARIQAGALGPHLEAQLNAQGWTIGHFPDSFTHSTIGGWAATRSSGMQSDKYGDIAQIVRGLRVVRPSRDGADGVLVIPAIPSASTGPSVRDMIVGSEGRLGVITEVTAQVHRVAEERTIQAYFFPNWSAGLAAMQAISESDATPIITRVSDARETGFSLATSKQRHGFDAFLAEKALPGIMRSKGWNLDDICLSFIGFEGGAAHVKRQKKLVGAIVKQHGGMGVGTGPGVLYDQKKFDTPYLRDFLLDRGAAGDVSETAAPWSKLAQVYDATIAAANGAYAELGIKGWIMCHLSHSYHSGACLYFTFAFVFGDEPLREYDLVKSAIQQAFVDNGATISHHHGVGVEHSPWLEQDISREGVAVLRGLFASADPGENFNPGKILPGVEVRVEG; from the coding sequence GTGACCGATGTCGAGCACATGAAGTGGTGGGGATGGGGCGTCGAAGGCGTCGGCTTCCACCACGAGGACAAGCCGGCGTTCGCACCCTTCGTGCTGCAGGCGGTCGGCCTCGACCTCGCCACCGCGCAGAAGGCGGAGCAGCCCGACTTCGACGCGCTCACGCTCGCCGCATCCGCGGCCCGTCCCGCCTTCGTGGCGGCGCTCGCGGGCATCGTCGGCGAGGACCACGTCGCGACCGACCCGCTCGAGCGCGTCGTCCACAGCTACGGCAAGAGCCTGCGCGACCTCGTGCGCATCCGCTCCAACGCGATCGCCCGCGCGGTCGACGTGGTCGTGTATCCGGCCGACGAGGCGGAGGTGCAGAAGGTCGTGGATGCGGCGGTCGCGGAAGACGCCGTCATCATCCCCTTCGGCGGCGGCAGCAACATCGCGGGCTCCCTCGAACCGCGCGCCGACGAGACCCGTACGGTGCTGTCGCTCGACCTCGGGCGCCTCGACGAGGTGCTCTCAATCGACGCGGAGTCGGGGCTCGCCCGCATCCAGGCCGGTGCCCTCGGCCCGCACCTGGAGGCGCAGCTCAACGCCCAGGGCTGGACGATCGGGCACTTCCCCGACAGCTTCACCCACTCGACGATCGGCGGCTGGGCCGCCACCCGCTCCTCCGGCATGCAATCCGACAAGTACGGCGACATCGCCCAGATCGTGCGCGGCCTGCGCGTCGTGCGCCCTTCGCGCGACGGCGCGGACGGCGTGCTCGTGATCCCCGCCATCCCGTCCGCCTCCACGGGCCCGAGCGTGCGGGACATGATCGTCGGCTCGGAGGGGCGCCTCGGCGTCATCACCGAGGTCACCGCCCAGGTGCACCGGGTGGCCGAGGAGCGCACCATCCAGGCGTACTTCTTCCCCAACTGGTCGGCGGGGCTCGCCGCGATGCAGGCGATCTCCGAGTCGGACGCCACCCCGATCATCACGCGCGTCTCCGACGCCCGTGAGACGGGATTCTCGCTCGCCACGAGCAAGCAGCGTCACGGCTTCGACGCCTTCCTCGCCGAGAAGGCGCTGCCGGGCATCATGAGATCCAAGGGCTGGAACCTCGACGACATCTGCCTCTCGTTCATCGGCTTCGAGGGCGGCGCCGCGCACGTCAAGCGCCAGAAGAAGCTCGTGGGCGCGATCGTGAAGCAGCACGGCGGCATGGGCGTCGGCACGGGTCCCGGGGTGCTCTACGACCAGAAGAAGTTCGACACCCCCTACCTGCGCGACTTCCTGCTCGACCGGGGTGCCGCGGGCGACGTCTCCGAGACGGCCGCCCCGTGGTCCAAGCTCGCCCAGGTCTACGACGCGACGATCGCGGCCGCGAACGGTGCATATGCCGAGCTCGGCATCAAGGGCTGGATCATGTGCCACCTCTCGCACTCGTACCACTCGGGGGCGTGCCTCTACTTCACCTTCGCCTTCGTGTTCGGCGACGAGCCGCTGCGTGAGTACGACCTCGTGAAGTCGGCCATCCAGCAGGCCTTCGTCGACAACGGCGCCACGATCTCGCACCATCACGGCGTGGGCGTCGAGCATTCGCCGTGGCTCGAGCAGGACATCTCGCGGGAGGGCGTGGCGGTGCTGCGCGGGCTCTTCGCCTCCGCCGACCCGGGCGAGAACTTCAACCCCGGCAAGATCCTGCCCGGCGTCGAGGTGAGAGTGGAGGGATGA
- a CDS encoding SDR family oxidoreductase has product MTPKRAATELGRAHVFLTGGTGFVGQAILERLLSSHPETTISLLVRTKGSAGGDDRLRTLLRKPVFRAWREAVGEEGVEAAVRDRIRIVEGGLGSVPALPGDLDVVIHSASTVSFDPPIDQAFDTNVGGAIGLYEALRASGSTPHVVHVSTCYVGGLRKGVVPEARLGHEVDWRAEYAAATSARERVELLSRQSEQLRAFMERARAEHGKEGPQAVARASEEARVAWVTAALVDAGRTRAESLGWTDVYTLTKAFAERAAEELWAAEGGSLSVVRPAIIESALAHPFPGWIDGFKVADPLILAYGRGLLPEFPGLPDSVLDLIPVDFVVNAILAAAANPPTGAPEYFHVSSGASNPLPFHRMFENVNAYFTANPMPSPGDGEVRVPTWRFPGGRKVERALRRSRTRLERRERWLTRLPSTARTRAQLAELGTKRSDLETLENFAELYRAYVQTEIIFDDTNTRALHAAIPKKAQADRGFDIAAIDWEDYLQRVHFPAITTLTRAFARRPEATGTERRPVAELPERTDVVAVFDLEGTVVDTNLVQQYLWVRSAGWGWTAWPAAVVSILAQLPGLLRAERRDRGEFIRTFLRRYEGMSQARLEKTVRGGYADTMLGHTATAALERAAAHRAAGHRTVLVTGSIGTLAEPVAGAFDEVVAGAMHVKDDQLTGYLARPPIVDEARANWLRQYAERGGYDLSASYGYGDSHADLVWLELVGHPHAVNPDSRLAREAGRRRWRIDTWKRGSRSANRALMVAEEG; this is encoded by the coding sequence GTGACGCCGAAACGCGCCGCGACCGAGCTCGGTCGCGCACACGTCTTCCTGACCGGGGGCACCGGATTCGTGGGCCAGGCGATCCTCGAACGTCTGCTGTCGTCGCACCCCGAGACCACCATCTCGCTGCTCGTGCGCACCAAGGGTTCGGCCGGCGGCGACGACCGCCTGCGCACCCTGCTGCGCAAGCCCGTCTTCCGCGCCTGGCGCGAGGCCGTCGGCGAGGAGGGAGTCGAGGCGGCTGTGCGGGACCGCATCCGCATCGTGGAGGGCGGGCTCGGCTCGGTGCCGGCGCTCCCGGGCGACCTGGATGTGGTGATCCACTCCGCCTCGACCGTGTCGTTCGACCCGCCCATCGACCAGGCCTTCGACACCAACGTCGGCGGCGCGATCGGACTCTACGAGGCTCTGCGCGCATCCGGGTCGACGCCCCACGTCGTGCACGTCTCCACCTGCTACGTGGGCGGGCTGCGCAAGGGCGTCGTGCCGGAGGCGCGGCTCGGCCACGAGGTCGACTGGCGCGCCGAGTACGCGGCGGCCACGAGCGCACGCGAGCGCGTCGAACTGCTCTCGCGCCAGAGCGAGCAGCTGCGCGCCTTCATGGAACGCGCCCGCGCCGAGCACGGCAAGGAGGGCCCCCAGGCGGTCGCCCGGGCGAGCGAGGAGGCCCGCGTCGCCTGGGTCACCGCGGCGCTCGTGGATGCCGGGCGCACGCGTGCCGAGAGCCTCGGCTGGACGGACGTCTACACGCTCACCAAGGCCTTCGCCGAGCGCGCGGCCGAAGAACTGTGGGCGGCCGAGGGCGGAAGCCTCTCGGTCGTACGGCCCGCGATCATCGAGTCGGCGCTCGCGCACCCGTTCCCCGGCTGGATCGACGGCTTCAAGGTGGCCGACCCGCTCATCCTCGCCTACGGCCGCGGCCTGCTGCCCGAGTTTCCGGGACTGCCCGACAGCGTGCTCGACCTCATCCCCGTCGACTTCGTGGTGAACGCGATCCTCGCCGCCGCCGCGAACCCGCCGACGGGAGCGCCCGAGTACTTCCATGTGAGCTCGGGCGCCTCCAACCCGCTGCCGTTCCACCGGATGTTCGAGAACGTCAACGCGTACTTCACGGCGAACCCGATGCCGAGCCCGGGCGACGGCGAGGTGCGGGTGCCCACCTGGCGCTTCCCCGGCGGACGCAAAGTGGAGCGCGCCCTGCGCCGCTCGCGCACCCGGCTGGAGCGCCGCGAACGCTGGCTCACCCGCCTGCCGTCCACCGCCCGCACCCGCGCGCAGCTCGCCGAGCTCGGCACCAAGAGAAGCGACCTCGAGACGCTCGAGAACTTCGCCGAGCTGTACCGCGCCTACGTGCAGACGGAGATCATCTTCGACGACACCAACACGCGCGCCCTGCACGCCGCCATCCCGAAGAAGGCGCAGGCCGACCGCGGTTTCGACATCGCCGCGATCGACTGGGAGGACTACCTCCAGCGCGTGCACTTCCCCGCCATCACAACCCTCACCCGCGCCTTCGCGCGCCGGCCGGAAGCCACCGGCACCGAGCGCCGCCCGGTCGCAGAGCTGCCGGAGCGCACGGATGTCGTGGCCGTCTTCGACCTCGAAGGCACCGTGGTCGACACCAACCTCGTGCAGCAGTACCTCTGGGTGCGCTCGGCCGGCTGGGGCTGGACCGCGTGGCCGGCCGCCGTCGTGTCGATCCTCGCCCAGCTGCCTGGACTCCTGCGCGCCGAGCGACGCGACCGCGGCGAGTTCATCCGCACCTTCCTGCGACGCTACGAGGGGATGTCGCAGGCGAGGCTCGAGAAGACGGTGCGCGGCGGCTACGCCGACACGATGCTCGGGCACACGGCGACCGCGGCACTCGAACGCGCCGCGGCCCACCGCGCCGCGGGACACCGCACGGTGCTCGTCACCGGATCCATCGGCACCCTCGCCGAGCCGGTCGCGGGCGCCTTCGACGAGGTCGTCGCGGGGGCCATGCACGTCAAGGACGACCAACTCACCGGCTACCTCGCCCGCCCGCCGATCGTCGACGAAGCGCGCGCGAACTGGCTGCGGCAGTACGCGGAGCGCGGCGGCTACGACCTCTCGGCCTCCTACGGCTACGGCGACAGCCACGCCGACCTCGTCTGGCTGGAGCTCGTCGGGCATCCGCACGCCGTCAACCCCGACAGCCGCCTGGCGCGCGAGGCAGGCCGCAGACGTTGGCGGATCGACACCTGGAAGCGGGGCTCGCGTTCCGCGAACCGTGCTTTGATGGTGGCGGAGGAGGGCTGA
- a CDS encoding ferritin-like domain-containing protein — MAFDIDRYTTNSEAVAWGDLDFDTFETHPLPENTLRTLRYMCDIEYHTVCYLRDLLTTPSHKEPEVGAFMTMWNREEFWHGEALAAVLAKHDITVDFDQLKATRLKLGWKDRLDPIKQSVMGGLVGNDFVAVHMAWGAANEWSANAAYLRMAELEGHPVLAELLKRIAKQETRHVAFYASQARDRLNSSKKAQKIARFALSRFWGPVGSGVQDDAEVTHVMNHLFSGPDGRKLVRDVDSHIAKLPGMEGLTIVEDSLEKRGIAA; from the coding sequence ATGGCATTCGACATCGACCGCTACACCACGAACTCCGAAGCCGTCGCGTGGGGCGACCTCGACTTCGACACCTTCGAGACCCACCCGCTGCCCGAGAACACCCTCCGCACGCTGCGCTACATGTGCGACATCGAGTACCACACCGTCTGCTACCTGCGCGACCTGCTGACCACGCCGTCCCACAAGGAGCCCGAGGTGGGCGCCTTCATGACGATGTGGAACCGCGAGGAGTTCTGGCACGGCGAGGCGCTCGCCGCCGTGCTCGCCAAGCACGACATCACGGTCGACTTCGACCAGCTGAAGGCCACCCGGCTGAAGCTCGGCTGGAAGGACCGCCTCGACCCCATCAAGCAGTCCGTCATGGGCGGGCTCGTCGGCAACGACTTCGTGGCCGTGCACATGGCGTGGGGCGCCGCCAACGAGTGGTCGGCGAACGCCGCCTACCTGCGGATGGCGGAGCTCGAAGGGCATCCGGTGCTCGCCGAGCTGCTCAAGCGGATCGCCAAGCAGGAGACCCGGCACGTGGCCTTCTACGCCTCGCAGGCGCGCGACCGGCTCAACAGCTCGAAGAAGGCGCAGAAGATCGCGCGCTTCGCGCTGAGCCGCTTCTGGGGTCCCGTCGGATCCGGCGTGCAGGACGACGCCGAGGTGACCCACGTGATGAACCACCTGTTCTCGGGCCCCGACGGCCGCAAGCTCGTGCGCGACGTCGACTCGCACATCGCGAAACTGCCGGGCATGGAGGGCCTCA